In Desulfonatronospira thiodismutans ASO3-1, the sequence AGCTGTAAATGCAGATCACCCAGCAGCAGATCATAAGCGAAATCGTTCACGAGGCCCGCACCCGCCCGGACAGTGCCGTGAGAGAACTTGTGCAGGGACAGCTCCTGGTGGGTGTACAGGCTGAGCAGGGTGCGGGGATATGCTCCAGGGTTCCCCTGGACGACGTCCCTTTGGATTCAGGACATGAACCAGGCCAGAACCAGTCCCTGCACCAGCTTCTGCCTGGGCTGCAAAACCAGGACACTGTGCAGGCCTCTTTTGCCCTGGCTTCTGCCAACTGTATCCTCAACAGTCGCCGCGGCGAAATTCAGGCCAAAGCCCAGGAGCTTATCCTGGAGCTTGGACAGGGGAAAAACGTGGCGGTGATAGGGCATTTTCCCTTTGTCAGTAAAATAAAAAACGCCTTCAAGAACTTCTGGGTCCTGGAAAAAAGGCCCAGGGATTTTGACCTGCCCAGCACTGAAATGCCAAGGATTCTGCCCCGGGCTCAGCTTGTGGCAATTACCGCCACCACGCTTTTAAACGGTTCCCTGGCCGGGATACTGAACCTGTGTGATACAGGCAGCA encodes:
- a CDS encoding Rossmann-like domain-containing protein, with product MQITQQQIISEIVHEARTRPDSAVRELVQGQLLVGVQAEQGAGICSRVPLDDVPLDSGHEPGQNQSLHQLLPGLQNQDTVQASFALASANCILNSRRGEIQAKAQELILELGQGKNVAVIGHFPFVSKIKNAFKNFWVLEKRPRDFDLPSTEMPRILPRAQLVAITATTLLNGSLAGILNLCDTGSIRVLMGPSTPMACCLGRMGIDYLAGSRVLDSRQVFTGIKNGLCFRSLSGVENFIQPTGRTGV